In a genomic window of Trichoderma atroviride chromosome 4, complete sequence:
- a CDS encoding uncharacterized protein (BUSCO:EOG092D26XB) → MDKIPKFRRKPKPPVIETSIDRRASIATENVSATESPRAHHKMSAFKSLRLRGPSKRARDSPPSELTPTTPSAVVVAQDGIQSPPRLARPASQPAQHKSPPVQDRRRSVNQLPPALPLFLSLSQQDIDIKFQELTWAERVRVSQGMRDDGQADPRWTLYRHVDTHEKMDRYVNIKPWAYNRVRLRVPEGEVDYVNASTITLSSPSDPSKPPLRYIAMQGPTIPSIDHVWRMIAEQIPSHAVIVQLTNMVELDVIKCDQYFPMGEEIPTGGRDIVWGINDYNNVWGDNWRADLTFVSVEQLARGAIERRKLLLHVHGEKEPRVVWHFLYKRWPDFGVPTAEDLDGFLELMKLSRQHSTPSAPRIIHCSAGVGRTGTFIALEHLMRELDSGVLARYDMPSERSDLVYDVVDILRQQRRGMVQGELQYRFIYQVMLRLWQERYGIVDERAGSREPAAKRLEVASPFAGNGRPGTN, encoded by the exons ATGGATAAGATCCCCAAGTTTCGCCGGAAGCCCAAACCTCCGGTCATCGAGACGTCCATCGACCGCAGGGCCAGCATCGCCACCGAGAATGTGAGCGCAACCGAGTCGCCGAGAGCCCATCACAAGATGTCTGCGTTCAAGAGCCTGCGACTGCGTGGCCCGTCGAAGCGCGCGAGAGACAGCCCGCCCTCCGAACTCACTCCAACGACGCCGTCAGCCGTCGTGGTGGCTCAAGATGGCATCCAGTCGCCGCCAAGGCTCGCCCGGCCAGCATCTCAGCCCGCGCAACACAAATCGCCGCCTGTGCAGGATCGCCGGAGGAGCGTCAACCAGCTGCCGCCCGCTCTGCCGCTATTTTTGTCGCTGTCGCAGCAAG ATATCGACATCAAGTTCCAGGAACTCACCTGGGCCGAGCGAGTTCGCGTTTCGCAGGGCATGCGAGACGACGGCCAGGCAGATCCACGATGGACGCTTTATAGACACGTCGACACGCACGAAAAGATGGACCGATACGTTAACATCAAACCCTGGGCTTACAACCGTGTCAGGCTCCGTGTCCCGGAAGGCGAGGTCGACTATGTCAATGCCTCTACCATTACTCTTTCGTCCCCGTCCGACCCGAGCAAACCACCGCTGCGTTACATCGCCATGCAGGGCCCTACCATTCCCTCAATCGACCATGTTTGGCGCATGATTGCCGAACAGATCCCTTCTCACGCAGTCATTGTTCAGCTGACGAATATGGTTGAGCTTGATGTAATCAAGTGTGACCAGTATTTTCCTATGGGAGAAGAGATTCCCACCGGTGGACGAGATATCGTCTGGGGGATCAACGATTACAACAATGTATGGGGCGACAACTGGAGGGCAGACCTTACCTTTGTGTCCGTGGAGCAGCTTGCTAGAGGTGCCATTGAGAGGCGTAAGTTGCTTTTGCACGTCCATGGCGAAAAAGAACCACGTGTCGTCTGGCACTTCCTCTACAAGCGCTGGCCTGATTTTGGCGTCCCGACTGCAGAGGATCTGGATGGCTTTCTAGAACTAATGAAGCTGTCCCGCCAACACAGCACACCGTCTGCGCCTCGCATCATCCACTGCAGCGCTGGAGTCGGTCGTACAGGTACCTTCATCGCTCTCGAGCACTTGATGAGAGAGCTCGATTCTGGCGTTCTGGCGAGATATGATATGCCCTCGGAGCGTTCCGACCTTGTCTATGATGTGGTTGATATCcttcgccagcagcgccgtggCATGGTCCAAGGCGAACTTCAATATCGCTTCATCTACCAAGTTATGCTTAGGCTCTGGCAAGAGAGGTACGGCATCGTGGACGAGAGGGCCGGCAGCCGTGAACCAGCAGCTAAGAGACTCGAGGTTGCGAGCCCCTTTGCGGGCAACGGTCGGCCTGGGACAAACTAG
- a CDS encoding uncharacterized protein (EggNog:ENOG41), protein MLRNATRKLEQRRPVPCQLFQPSLTACRPLLQICSRRTFASSQSAVAEGHATGKISRFDQDDRILEPQSSRQVSRAAAPRSYNSDTHYNSQHGLPKKPSTRRQQPRETSTDPTDPDRAHGAPAHLNKSLRPRRRRKAEPDSGTLEAWRNRSPSLFLKKVLEPNEHALYWKRLAAESRSVRPPILLLQMIIRKTAAQEPDQKYLVDLLPSVHEWGRAMSIARRNGHSYEDLAYYMYILEGKTDDVRCERFLERDSFKPPFIFHFLLRSSSRFTSLENLNRLIDYCSSWYPAAASNGLDKTKSKFYIPPRGAFGSANFNLNMSLLAHHCIRLDPRLIIKLADLAVRYIEAIAESSLPQEEIYQAQCAVFNYGLKLLGSDHRKRTVQQALPNSFFWEAQRILLAVSSKLKRQLLVDAEGFRAIRTVLAGMPKNHVEIHSSVRHASTWPPYLRPGDGMDEEMDPEDNWSRSVRAGVLMQEAGFAKNDYDDAVDILQGMSPDGTPTIQQRILPGKRRKIGMWEASIRATRNAHEAWDRFQSPPKAGLKRGLAEYTAMFEKLTQREADENTRALPGDRALNFPTTQEANLTEFEKARIRPPSISQLYERMQLDGIRPTGSCLQILVANTESMEMARRYLHDSDGTGALYRLMSQEMDVQALKKVPISLISACIQVMIRQEGKLARKYMIRAIELAEQRLGTDRTPLSDFIWGTILKHLSQHHYGLRIAVHQQLKLSLHIMKKLDGPSGITLPQFVQFSKTMRKIAKRELEQLSTEMESGSLTIENHAMWPLYDERSRHKDAMHWDTFDDKSGALDLFRALRSSALQMNELFDKLLSYERDSRQLLGAKKLEPLEGMMWRMDPARSEHAYEYMLSLAYLGEFQQMAKLLRWLIEEWGQPGIVQALSEADEPPPYADFVETLCAFRLLAEPMLERGEVESLREAIGTAGLSWSWPDEEAVEAYAQMQEDESISILARVLERVRLSWADAETEAGR, encoded by the exons ATGCTCAGAAATGCAACACGGAAGTTGGAGCAAAGGCGGCCAGTGCCGTGCCAACTGTTCCAACCATCTTTG ACGGCCTGTCGACCGCTGCTGCAAATATGCAGCCGCCGGACGTTCGCTTCATCGCAATCTGCCGTCGCCGAAGGACACGCGACTGGCAAGATTTCCAGATTTGACCAAGACGATCGCATTCTTGAACCCCAATCTTCTCGACAAGTTTCACGAGCCGCAGCACCTCGCTCATATAACTCCGACACCCACTACAATTCTCAACATGGGCTCCCAAAAAAGCCTTCTACCCGACGACAGCAGCCCAGAGAGACCTCCACCGACCCTACCGATCCCGACAGAGCTCATGGCGCTCCCGCTCACTTGAACAAGTCTCTGCGCCCACGACGCCGCCGCAAAGCTGAGCCCGACTCTGGTACTCTCGAAGCCTGGCGCAACAGGTCACCTAGTCTCTTTTTAAAGAAAGTACTGGAGCCCAACGAACATGCTCTGTACTGGAAGAGACTCGCCGCGGAGAGCCGAAGCGTTCGGCCTCCAATCCTCTTGCTACAGATGATCATTCGCAAAACAGCGGCGCAAGAACCCGACCAGAAATATCTTGTCGATCTACTTCCCTCTGTGCACGAATGGGGGAGAGCAATGAGTATTGCGCGGCGAAATGGCCACTCTTATGAGGACTTGGCctactacatgtatatcCTCGAAGGTAAAACGGATGATGTGCGATGTGAAAGATTTCTTGAACGCGATTCCTTCAAGCCGCCTTTCATTTTCCATTTCCTTCTAAGATCATCGTCTCGATTTACTAGCCTGGAGAACCTCAACCGTCTGATTGATTATTGCAGCTCTTGGTatccagcagcggcaagcaATGGACTAGACAAGACCAAATCCAAATTCTATATACCACCCAGGGGAGCGTTTGGATCGGCGAATTTCAACCTCAACATGTCCCTGCTAGCACACCATTGCATTCGGCTCGACCCTAGGCTCATCATCAAACTCGCAGATCTGGCCGTCCGGTATATCGAGGCCATAGCGGAATCATCCCTGCCACAAGAAGAGATCTATCAAGCTCAATGCGCTGTGTTTAATTATGGTCTCAAGCTACTTGGTTCAGACCACCGAAAGCGTACGGTCCAGCAGGCACTGCCTAATTCGTTCTTTTGGGAAGCACAGAGGATACTTCTCGCCGTGTCCTCCAAATTGAAACGACAACTGCTTGTGGATGCGGAGGGATTTCGAGCCATTAGAACAGTATTAGCAGGCATGCCTAAGAATCACGTTGAGATTCATAGTTCTGTTAGGCACGCGTCTACGTGGCCCCCGTATCTACGACCGGGAGACGGCATGGACGAAGAAATGGATCCTGAAGACAACTGGAGTCGGTCTGTACGAGCGGGAGTGCTGATGCAAGAGGCCGGATTCGCGAAAAATGACTATGACGACGCTGTTGATATCCTTCAGGGCATGTCTCCAGACGGGACACCGACAATCCAGCAACGGATATTACCAGGGAAGCGCCGAAAAATAGGGATGTGGGAAGCCTCTATTAGAGCTACGCGTAATGCACACGAGGCATGGGACAGATTCCAAAGCCCCCCCAAAGCTGGGCTCAAGCGTGGCTTGGCGGAGTATACTGCAATGTTTGAAAAGCTGAcgcagagagaggcagaCGAAAATACAAGAGCTCTGCCCGGGGACCGGGCCCTGAACTTCCCTACTACACAGGAAGCCAATCTCACTGAATTCGAAAAAGCCAGAATTCGCCCACCAAGCATATCTCAACTGTATGAAAGGATGCAGCTCGATGGTATCCGTCCTACAGGCAGCTGCCTTCAAATTCTGGTGGCCAACACGGAATCGATGGAAATGGCGCGAAGATATCTACATGATAGCGACGGAACTGGGGCCTTGTACCGTCTAATGTCTCAGGAGATGGATGTACAAGCTCTAAAGAAAGTACCCATAAGTCTCATATCAGCCTGTATTCAAGTGATGATCCGGCAAGAGGGTAAACTAGCTAGGAAGTACATGATACGAGCTATTGAACTGGCAGAGCAACGACTAGGGACCGACCGAACTCCACTGTCCGACTTCATTTGGGGCACAATTCTCAAACACCTATCACAGCACCACTACGGCTTGAGGATAGCTGTTCATCAGCAACTCAAGCTGTCTCTTCATATCATGAAGAAACTTGATGGACCTTCTGGGATTACGCTTCCCCAGTTTGTCCAATTCAGCAAGACAATGCGGAAAATAGCCAAGCGCGAACTTGAACAGCTTTCTACGGAAATGGAGTCAGGCTCGTTGACGATAGAAAACCACGCCATGTGGCCATTATATGATGAAAGGTCTAGGCATAAGGATGCTATGCACTGGGACACATTTGATGACAAGTCAGGAGCCTTGGACTTGTTCCGTGCCTTGCGCTCTTCTGCTCTTCAAATGAACGAGCTGTTTGACAAGCTTCTCTCGTACGAGAGAGATTCCCGGCAGTTATTGGGCGCGAAGAAACTGGAGCCATTGGAAGGTATGATGTGGCGAATGGACCCGGCTCGTAGCGAGCATGCTTACGAATACATGCTCTCCTTGGCTTACCTGGGCGAGTTTCAGCAAatggccaagctgctgaGGTGGTTAATTGAGGAGTGGGGGCAGCCCGGCATTGTCCAAGCTCTGTCTGAGGCGGACGAACCGCCGCCATATGCTGACTTTGTTGAAACTCTATGCGCCTTTCGACTCTTAGCCGAGCCGATGCTCGAACGAGGAGAGGTGGAGTCCTTACGCGAAGCCATTGGCACGGCCGGACTGAGTTGGTCGTGGCCTGACGAAGAGGCTGTGGAAGCTTACGCTCAAATGCAAGAGGATGAATCCATCAGTATACTGGCGCGCGTATTAGAGCGGGTGCGCTTATCCTGGGCAGATGCTGAGACGGAGGCCGGAAGGTGA
- a CDS encoding uncharacterized protein (EggNog:ENOG41~TransMembrane:1 (n6-17c22/23o1080-1105i)~SECRETED:SignalP(1-22)): MRCDMLFNTALSLLLAARLAQAGPVPKVVRAETSIPESSAIPPGPETSAEPAVPTASAPRPVFQTLTDSTANIPDSLVSSTPTQSQTLATTSVEQLSVIPIVATTNAEQGGSSIVSGAAPETSSSVVDTSSTAAVPAATSSRAGDTSSTVAVPAATSNSAVESSSTVAAPSTSSSAGDTTSTTVAAPATSSSVVTSSSVVTSSSVVTSSSVVNTSSTVVPTTSSGVVDTSSSAVTATSSSAVDTSAAVTASTSSGGSATATSSSATDTSATTATTAASTVSDSASGTSTTTDTSATSASTTAVGTSTSAGESSSTEAATSTSPATASTSGISSTESGISNTSATSPQPQTSTTEATESSTLPLRDDKTASSPSSVDTATSSTSDSVSTSTTTNVSTTEATSSAVTEPHTTSEPVSTTGSATTAPESQTTASGSGTDAQATSSSQTSQTPLSSNTGSTTVASSSSTLESAPASQTEPTTAESASASQTEPSTTTASSNTHRILTKIIPKPTSGVSSLTSTATEAGATTASAETTSATEAPTTKVPTSDAAASSTSVPSIAVGTSNEARPASSKTSTEVAVLPASTSSTLLPAPTSPSSATSTEPDVVVPTSASEITQPASSATSETLPSPPASSLESSTSPATTAVAASSSSPALPPPPTSSASTTFRTTRATATVQVTKLPGNVIPIPTAINSFPTGTSTVPAQVFASNLAQAQQYNNVFEDLTPQSTCTGNAVACIDGQLARCGSDGTYSLEKCPSQQKCFALPMDNVAGVVVGCHDTTDAESILGTTGGSQGSSSAPTSPASTSASSTSSSAPVTTSAAFETSAPASPSPVTITTVIIVSDLPPLPLNTTSATSPAQSTVVPAAPSSSTTAPAAPSSPAEVAAPSSSTKTAVPPPSTTAAPPSSSTTAAVPSPPPAADSPPAVKSPQPTTPVPVPAPSPSPTTLQTVIATPPIPIPIPDIITPPLSPPHIRLSSCPTQQASSSSPSPTTLLRRFKPSPPAAIPTLALQRLSMGLPPCPSSSPSRSRRRRRRLRLSLSRSLPERGVKKRRMQNVVAFLALRLCLTRHDFICLTSYDCSFFFLIYLWNILFVFCLSILLFFPFGLNTDIILR; this comes from the exons ATGCGTTGCGATATGCTATTCAACACGGCTCTAAGCctgctcttggctgctcGGCTTGCACAGGCGGGCCCGGT GCCCAAAGTAGTGCGAGCCGAAACATCTATACCCGAGTCATCTGCAATCCCACCAGGGCCAGA GACTTCTGCCGAGCCTGCGGTGCCCACGGCCTCGGCTCCTCGACCGGTCTTTCAAACTTTGACGGACTCAACAGCCAATATCCCCGACTCGCTCGTTTCCAGTACCCCTACTCAGAGCCAAACCCTAGCCACCACTTCGGTTGAGCAGTTATCTGTGATACCCATTGTGGCCACAACAAATGCCGAGCAAGGAGGATCAAGTATTGTCTCCGGTGCTGCTCCGGAGACGTCTAGCAGCGTCGTCGATACCTCTAGTACGGCTGCTGTCCCTGCTGCTACCTCTAGCAGGGCCGGAGATACTTCCAGTACAGTTGCTGTCCCTGCTGCCACATCTAACAGTGCTGTGGAAAGCTCCAGTACAGTTGCTGCTCCAAGTACATCTAGTAGTGCCGGCGATACCACCAGCACTACAGTAGCTGCCCCAGCCACATCAAGCAGTGTTGTCACATCAAGCAGTGTTGTCACATCAAGCAGCGTTGTCACATCAAGCAGCGTTGTCAATACCTCTTCAACTGTTGTTCCAACCACATCGAGCGGCGTTGTTGACACTTCTTCATCCGCTGTTACAGCTACATCCAGTAGTGCTGTCGACACTTCTGCTGCGGTTACTGCCTCAACTTCTTCTGGCGGTTCTGCTACAGCCACATCCAGCAGTGCTACTGATACTTCTGCTACGACTGCTACGACTGCTGCCTCAACTGTCTCTGACAGTGCTTCTGGCACTTCTACAACAACTGATACTTCAGCTACAAGTGCCAGCACTACGGCGGTAGGCACCTCAACTTCTGCTGGAGAGAGCTCGTCAACAGAGGCAGCCACTTCAACGTCGCCAGCAACCGCTTCAACTTCTGGTATTAGTTCTACTGAAAGTGGCATTTCAAACACTTCTGCAACAAGCCCACAACCTCAGACGTCGACTACGGAAGCTACGGAATCTTCAACTCTACCATTGAGAGACGACaaaactgcttcttctccaagtaGTGTTGATACAGCTACGAGCAGCACATCAGATTCTGTCTCGACATCAACGACGACGAATGTTTCCACAACAGAGGCCACTTCTTCAGCTGTTACTGAGCCTCACACTACTTCGGAGCCTGTATCTACTACTGGATCTGCAACTACAGCTCCCGAAAGCCAGACGACCGCCTCAGGTTCTGGGACTGATGCTCAGGCCACAAGTTCTAGTCAGACTAGTCAGACGCCGCTGAGCTCAAATACTGGCAGTACAACAGTCGCATCTAGTTCTTCTACTCTAGAGAGTGCTCCAGCCTCGCAAACGGAGCCTACCACTGCAGAGAGTGCTTCGGCCTCGCAGACCGAGCCTAGTACCACCACTGCCAGTTCCAACACACATCGTATTCTTACAAAAATAATACCCAAGCCTACTAGTGGAGTGAGCAGCTTAACTTCGACTGCAACAGAGGCTGGAGCTACTACCGCTTCTGCTGAGACCACTTCTGCCACCGAGGCGCCGACAACGAAAGTTCCAACCAGTGATGCGGCTGCTAGCTCAACATCAGTCCCATCTATTGCCGTTGGTACTTCCAATGAAGCGCGGCCTGCGAGCTCAAAGACGTCAACTGAGGTTGCGGTACTGCCAGCTTCTACATCCTCTACTCTCTTGCCGGCTCCTACTTCACCGTCGTCTGCGACTAGCACAGAGCCAGATGTTGTTGTACCGACTTCAGCGTCAGAGATTACACAGCctgccagctcagcaacGTCTGAAACCCTCCCATCTCCTCCGGCCTCGTCTCTCGAATCCTCCACGAGCCCTGCAACAACTGCTGTCgcagcctcttcatcctcaccGGCCTTGCCTCCGCCCCCAACTTCATCCGCCTCAACCACTTTCCGCACAACAAGAGCTACGGCTACCGTTCAGGTTACCAAGCTCCCCGGCAACGTCATTCCTATTCCTACTGCAATCAACTCTTTCCCTACTGGAACCTCCACCGTTCCAGCTCAAGTCTTTGCAAGCAACTTGGCCCAGGCTCAACAGTACAACAACGTCTTTGAAGACTTGACTCCTCAGTCTACTTGTACTGGAAACGCAGTTGCTTGTATTGACGGCCAGTTGGCCAGGTGCGGCTCGGACGGTACATACTCGCTCGAGAAATGTCCTTCTCAGCAAAAGTGCTTTGCCTTGCCGATGGATAACGTTGCGGGTGTGGTGGTTGGATGCCATGATACAACTGATGCGGAAAGCATTCTCGGTACCACGGGAGGATCTCAAGGCAGCTCGTCGGCTCCGACGTCGCCAGCCTCgacatcagcttcttcaacgtCGTCTTCAGCACCGGTCACGACGTCGGCTGCCTTTGAAACGAGTGCTCCGGCTAGCCCTTCGCCTGTGACTATTACTACCGTAATAATCGTCAGCGATCTGCCGCCTTTGCCTCTCAATACCACATCAGCTACTTCACCTGCTCAATCGACTGTAGTTCCGGCAGCTCCCTCGTCTTCAACTACAGCGCCAGCTGCTCCCTCATCTCCAGCCGAAGTTGCTGCtccctcgtcttcaacaaaGACTGCCGTTCCGCCTCCTTCAACCACTGCCGCTCCtccctcatcttccaccacAGCAGCGGTCCCCTCGCCTCCCCCAGCGGCAGACTCTCCTCCCGCAGTAAAGTCGCCTCAGCCAACTACTCCCGTACCCGTACCCGCGCCTTCACCTTCACCAACCACCCTCCAAACCGTCATCGCCACCCctcccatccccatccccattCCCGACATAATCACTCCCCCCCTCAGCCCCCCTCACATACGCCTATCCTCCTGCCCAACCCAACaagcctcgtcctcatccccATCCCCGACGACGCTGCTCCGACGATTCAAGCCGTCCCCACCAGCAGCGATACCAACCCTCGCACTACAGAGACTGTCAATGGGACTCCCACCGtgtccgtcttcttcaccgtcACGGTCAcgcagaaggagaaggagactGAGACTGTCTTTGTCACGGTCGCTGCCTGAGAGGGGAGTGAAAAAGAGGCGTATGCAGAATGTTGTGGCATTTCTCGCCCTACGACTTTGCTTAACTAGACATGACTTTATTTGTCTTACGTCTTACGACtgctcattttttttcttaatctATTTGTGGAAtattttgtttgttttctgtTTGTCtattttgttgttttttccctttgGTCTTAATACGGATATAATACTCAGGTAG
- a CDS encoding uncharacterized protein (EggNog:ENOG41~TransMembrane:1 (i48-65o)): MSTSHVALRRASRIGLSARPRLGGSQRQWVRRINDSAEVRPKRRGGKAVGFAAVFAVAAAGAFWYPRLRAQFSTAAPEEGKEIGYQKAELEFEKARKHGVSKEDNRELISSQHLQVKNSWEHPGVYAWGSNVGKVIDPVSNEKNIKLPRRISYFDHQLLRDLKLTENFGAAINEKGDLIQWGLGFNKADATPVVTLKGKDLAKIEVSDDRIIALSRGGSVYAIPASRGDQEGGKKLEQQKSSWSLWSSSGKEAISFQNLTPAGLGWGEHVADISSGLEHCLMLTSSGRVFSSASSASNFPSKGQMGIPGLTWETRPKGRYDQPHEIALLKGFDVKQIATGDYHSAVLDKLGRIFTFGDNTFGQLGFETQIGNPFISTPTILPIHKLYGSSALVSTASSIAAGGVNTFFTCEANMPSTPNSEAGTPAPSQRLPHSTYDLWAAGQGTCGSLGTGRWTHVSVGPTKVKSLSGLSEFDERKNQLMPIKIKTLSIGTTHCSAVMDNVTQTSVSNRSSENETYWGSDVVFWGGNEHYQLGTGKRNNLNTPTYIGPLDGGEGDAAHGRQGEVHRLCLTPRQTARLGEGGKGRKATLEQKVECGKFVTGVYSAV, translated from the coding sequence ATGAGCACCTCGCATGTTGCCCTTCGCCGGGCGTCTCGCATTGGCCTCTCGGCTCGACCACGCCTTGGTGGGAGCCAGCGCCAATGGGTTCGCCGTATCAACGACTCTGCAGAGGTGAGGCCAAAGAGACGGGGAGGTAAAGCAGTGGGGTTTGCAGCCGTCTTCGCTGTCGCCGCAGCAGGCGCATTCTGGTATCCTAGGCTCCGAGCTCAGTTCAGTACAGCAGCTCccgaagaaggaaaagagattgGGTATCAaaaggccgagctggagttTGAGAAGGCCCGCAAGCATGGCGTGTCAAAGGAAGACAACCGCGAACTCATTAGCTCTCAGCACCTGCAAGTAAAGAACAGCTGGGAGCACCCCGGAGTATATGCATGGGGCTCCAACGTCGGCAAGGTCATTGACCCTGTCTCAAATGAGAAAAACATCAAGCTTCCGCGCAGGATATCATATTTTgatcatcagcttctccgTGACCTGAAGCTCACTGAGAATTTTGGCGCGGCTATTAATGAAAAGGGAGATCTTATCCAATGGGGCTTGGGGTTCAACAAGGCAGATGCAACACCGGTTGTGACCTTGAAGGGCAAGGATCTTGCCAAGATTGAGGTATCAGATGATCGGATTATTGCGCTGTCTCGAGGCGGCTCAGTATATGCCATCCCCGCCTCGCGTGGTGATCAGGAGGGTGGCAAAAAGCTAGAGCAACAAAAGAGCTCATGGTCTTTGTGGTCCTCGTCTGGCAAAGAGGCCATCAGCTTCCAGAACCTGACGCCGGCGGGCCTCGGCTGGGGCGAGCATGTTGCTGATATCAGTAGCGGCCTTGAGCATTGCCTGATGCTCACATCAAGCGGGCGAGTtttctcctcagcctcgagCGCCTCAAACTTCCCATCGAAAGGGCAGATGGGCATTCCGGGTCTCACCTGGGAGACACGCCCTAAGGGACGTTATGACCAACCACATGAGATTGCCTTGCTCAAGGGATTTGATGTCAAACAGATCGCAACGGGCGATTATCACTCGGCCGTTCTAGACAAGCTCGGCCGGATCTTCACGTTTGGCGACAATACTTTTGGCCAGCTTGGCTTTGAAACCCAGATTGGCAATCCATTCATCTCTACTCCTACAATCTTACCAATCCATAAGCTTTATGGAAGCAGTGCACTAGTGTCTACTGCCTCCTCAATAGCTGCCGGTGGAGTCAATACTTTCTTCACTTGTGAGGCGAACATGCCGAGTACTCCCAACAGCGAGGCTGGCACTCCGGCCCCTTCTCAGAGATTGCCTCACAGCACATATGACCTTTGGGCCGCAGGGCAGGGTACTTGTGGTTCACTAGGCACCGGAAGGTGGACTCACGTCTCTGTCGGGCCGACCAAGGTCAAGTCTCTCTCCGGGCTCTCTGAGTTTGACGAGAGAAAGAACCAGCTGATGCCCATCAAGATCAAAACCCTAAGCATCGGCACAACTCACTGCTCTGCGGTCATGGACAATGTGACACAGACATCTGTCTCAAACCGCTCTTCCGAGAATGAGACCTATTGGGGCTCTGACGTGGTCTTTTGGGGAGGCAACGAGCACTATCAGCTAGGAACAGGCAAACGAAACAACTTGAATACGCCAACTTATATTGGGCCGTTGGACGGAGGTGAAGGAGACGCCGCTCACGGCCGGCAAGGCGAAGTGCACAGACTATGTCTGACACCCAGGCAAACCGCTCGGCTTGGAGAGGGCGGTAAGGGCCGCAAGGCGACGCTGGAGCAAAAGGTTGAATGTGGTAAGTTTGTCACAGGTGTCTACTCCGCCGTATAG
- a CDS encoding uncharacterized protein (EggNog:ENOG41~BUSCO:EOG092D3ZRA) encodes MASSEKQPVVSGKDDAPTNPRGIPYAPFVDKVEDYVSTRDDVEPTLRSFQEMISKYQFMELNLQRRMTGLKDKIPDIQKTLDTVQFLKLRKDATDPIETTFELNDTLYAKANIPPTEEVYIWLGANVMLSYPIDEAETLLTSKLSAAKTSLSNCEEDLDFLREQITTMEVATARVYNWEVVQKRKEKVEEEAEKKKSKDSDA; translated from the exons ATGGCGAGCTCAGAAAAACAGCCAGTCGTAAG TGGTAAAGATGATGCCCCGACCAATCCAAGGGGCATCCCATACGCTCCCTTTGTCGACAAAGTCGAGGATTACGTCTCCACACGGGATGATGTCGAGCCGACACTTCGAAGCTTCCAAGAAATGATATC GAAATATCAGTTCATGGAGCTGAACCTGCAACGTCGGATGACGGGGCTAAAGGACAAGATTCCGGATATTCAGAAGACGCTGGACACGGTGCAATTCTTAAAGCTACGAAAG GACGCGACTGATCCCATTGAAACAACCTTTGAGCTTAACGACACTCTATACGCCAAGGCGAACATCCCGCCGACAGAGGAGGTTTACATTTGGCTAGGG GCCAACGTTATGCTGTCTTATCCGATTGATGAAGCCGAGACATTGTTAACCTCGAAGCTTTCAGCGGCCAAGACAAGCTTGTCAAACTGCGAAGAGGACTTGGACTTTCTCCGAGAACAGATTACT ACCATGGAGGTTGCTACCGCTAGAGTTTACAACTGGGAGGTAGtgcaaaagaggaaagaaaaggtggaagaagaggcagagaagaagaagtcgaagGACAGTGATGCGTAG